TAGATGCAAACTTCTTTCTTCATGACAGAGAGATGTCATTCTATCTTTACACATTCGTTTTAGATGTCATATTTTGTGGACTCTGGAACAGCATGATATTGAAGCTTGATGTAACAGTTGTACTTGGGTTTGATTAAGGTTCACAGTGGAAGTTTAGCTCACAGTGTTTTTAGCTTGGGAAATACAATACGGTGGTGTCACTTTATAACAGATCACATGATTGCAGAAAATGATTTTAAGATTTAATTACGTCGAAAATTTTGAAATGGGCATCTAACAGCTAATTAAACAAGAAATCTCGTGCCTCTCCCAGCTGTACATCAGTATATCACATATACAGATATGGTTGAACAGCACAGTCAAGAAACCAGTGGGGCAAGCAAAAAAAGTTGGCTTTCGTAAGAATTTGTCTTTGCGAAATGAGCTGCCACTGACTGGGAGGGAAATGCATTGAATCACTGTTTACTGCCAAAATTTTGCAAGTCTGCTTTGGCGAGTCTTGCTTGGGGCTATTCAAAAGCAGAGTGTCGACAGCAGATAGTGGTGTACCCCATGTGTCAGTCAGCGATGGCGGCACTGCTATGCTGTAGTATTCTGTCAGTTGCTTTCGGAGATGCAATCACTTTAGCGAGATTTCGCGTCACTCGGCACCAGACGCCGAGCAACAGTGTTCCGCACTGTGTTTCTTCAGCACACATTTCTCTGACGCGTCCAGTGCTGAGTGTAAAAGTGAATGTATTTCAGGTCCCCGACAGTGATCAACCAGGCATCTACACAGCGATTGAGCAAGTCTACACCAGCGACGCGGTAACCACATGCGATGCCCATTCAGTGTTGGTTGATATTGGaaccagcattcttgaagcaaCAGACGCTTATTCTGGGGTGGTCTCTCAGTCGTGCCTAGATGCGTGGCAGCCCACACTGCGGCTGTTATTGCAAATAATTTTGTTGTTGCAAGAACTTTAATATCATAGGTTTTTGGACTGTACAACCATCAGTCTTGCCTGTACGTCCGATCTGATTTCACACTTAATCAACATAAGGTTGAGTGCGAACATATTTACTGCGAGTGTCCTGCAATTACTTAGCACCAGCCACTCCGCCGCACTGCCTAGGCCGTTTCGTCAGGAGTTGGCATCTAAAGTTGCAGTCTCGTGATCACAGTGGTAGAATAAAAAAGGTAGCCAAGCAGTGCTGCTTTCCCCATGCGCAAAGTATTTTGCAATTGCTCTAGAATTGCTGCCGCCTTTCACAAGGCGGCAGCAGGGATAGTCTGGGCCCATTCCCACTGTGTGTGAAATACGTAGTTGCGAGCGTTGCAGGTTGTCAAACTGCTTTTTAAGGCTTTGCTGTTTGAGAAAAGGCTTCAGGTCATAGTGTCACACATAAGCGAGATAAATGCTGCAGAATAGTTTTCATCCtttaaggggagacgcgggtcgaaaaatcgcggttttcaaaaaaaaaaataacttttttgttTTAAGCTGCATTGTCATCTTTGATGTATAAACTTTTATTTCTGTAAATATCAAGCCGAAATTCGCACGAGAAGTCACCAAAAAGTGCGCCTAAGTGAGCGGCGGTGACTCTATAGTCCACCGAAAGTTTAGAAAATCCGCGCCGTTTGCATCGTTCGCACGCAATCGAGCTTCACCGGCGGCCATTTGCAATCATTGGGGCGTGGAGCGTCAACCCTTTCCTCCAAAGTTCAATGGCTGTCAGTCTCGTATGTTCAcggagaataaaagaaaaacgagaaagaagacgAGACTGTCGCGCATTTTGAATTGCGCGCCATGCAGCGCGGCCCCGCCATTGGACGGCGGTGCTCCCTTTGTGCAGCAAAGCCGAACCACCGCCACAGCGCGTTCTCGCTAGCCGCACAGTTTCCCGTGTCCTCTCCGAGTTTTCTTGAGATGACAAGCCCGAAAAAGTGCAGTTCCGACGTCCGCAAGTATGGAACTCGGCACAGGTACCGAGGGAAACGGCGTAAGACTGTTAAAAAAACGACAGCCGGAAGCGACGCCCGCAACGCTCCGACGTCGGTTCGGCCTACCGCCGACACCGGTCACCGCGACAGTGGTGAAATCGACGCTGCTGTGGATTTCGTGAGTGCATCGCAGAAAAAGATGGAATTCTTCAAAAGCGAATCAAGGTCGGTCGGCGCCCCTGCTGCTAGCACGGTGTTGTGTGAGGTCGGCGCATTGACGGCACTGGTGACAGGTTCGGTATGCCCGACTTGCTGTGAACGGAAACTCGCCGTCCGAGAAGCAGCTGAGAAGCGCAGAGGACTTTCGTCGCACCTGGAGCTACGCTGCGAAAATACCGACTGCCCTGAATCTGTGCTTTCATTCACGCACACGTCGAAGCGGATCGTCTCGGCCGGCGCGTGCGGTGACCCCGGGGTGAACACTCGCTACGACAGCGGGAGCTCGCGCGACGGCTTTGCCGTAAACGTGAAGGCTGTTTTGGCAGCGCGTGCTATAGGAGTTAAATATGACCAGCTTTCGCGATTTTGTGCGATCATCGGCCTTCCAAAACCGCTGCATCACAAGACATTCCATGCTATTTCTAAGAAGCTCCATGGTGCTGCAATGGAAGCTGTTAGCCAAAACTTGGAACTGGCGCGAAAAGTCACGAAAGACGCCGTTGGCGGCGGCGATGTGCCAGTCATGTTTGACGGCACTTGGCAAAAAAGGGGCCATAAAAGCCACAACGGAGTGGGCACAGCTGTTTCCCTGGACACAAGTCTTTGCTTGGACTTTGAAGTCCTTTCAAATTACTGTCTTGCTTGCAGTATCCACAAGGAcatgggtgatgatgatgaggtgtGGCAAGCCTTTCATCGTCCTGTATGTGAAGAAAACACCGAATGTTCATCCCATGCAATGGAACCTGAAGCAGCAGTGCGCATATGGCAGAGGACTTTGTCATACGAGACCCCACTGCGCTTCACAAGCTTCTTGAGTGATGGGGACAGCAAAGCCTTTACTACCGTCTGTGGGGCTGAGGTGTACGGTGACACTGTCATCGAAAAAGAAGAGTGCACCAACCACGTTGCAAAACGCCTAGGCACTGCTCTGCGAAAAATGACAACGCCACTGCCACGAGGTGAAAAGCTAACGGTCGCAGCCATCCAGAAACTGCAGACATACTACCAAATAGCCATAACAAATAACAAGGGCAGTGTGCGCAGCATGTACACTGCTATATGGGCCTCATATTTTCATTGTTGCTCCAGTGATGGGGCCAGCAGCCACAAATTTTGCCCTGCTGAACCAGATTCCTGGTGCAAACATAGGCGTGCTGAAGCACTGGGGGAGCCTACACCATGCCACACCCCCTTGTTGACAAAAGCTCAGGGCTTGGCAATTATGCCTATATATAAGCGCCTTACTGATGAGAAGCTCCTGGCTCGGTGCCTTCATGGCAAGACGCAAAACGCAGCAGAGTCACTCAACAGCAAGATATGGCTGCTGTGTCCAAAAACAAAATTTGCTTCCCGGACATCTGTGGAGACAGCCACGGCTATTGCCGTGCTGTGGTACAATAAAGGCCATGCGGGCTTTGAAGAAGTCCTACAAGAGATTGGAGTACTTCCCCCAGAAGAGTTGGTCACACATAGCGACCATTCTGATGACATGCGCGTAAAGAAAAT
This Dermacentor albipictus isolate Rhodes 1998 colony chromosome 1, USDA_Dalb.pri_finalv2, whole genome shotgun sequence DNA region includes the following protein-coding sequences:
- the LOC135906230 gene encoding uncharacterized protein, with the translated sequence MEFFKSESRSVGAPAASTVLCEVGALTALVTGSVCPTCCERKLAVREAAEKRRGLSSHLELRCENTDCPESVLSFTHTSKRIVSAGACGDPGVNTRYDSGSSRDGFAVNVKAVLAARAIGVKYDQLSRFCAIIGLPKPLHHKTFHAISKKLHGAAMEAVSQNLELARKVTKDAVGGGDVPVMFDGTWQKRGHKSHNGVGTAVSLDTSLCLDFEVLSNYCLACSIHKDMGDDDEVWQAFHRPVCEENTECSSHAMEPEAAVRIWQRTLSYETPLRFTSFLSDGDSKAFTTVCGAEVYGDTVIEKEECTNHVAKRLGTALRKMTTPLPRGEKLTVAAIQKLQTYYQIAITNNKGSVRSMYTAIWASYFHCCSSDGASSHKFCPAEPDSWCKHRRAEALGEPTPCHTPLLTKAQGLAIMPIYKRLTDEKLLARCLHGKTQNAAESLNSKIWLLCPKTKFASRTSVETATAIAVLWYNKGHAGFEEVLQEIGVLPPEELVTHSDHSDDMRVKKMNLKRTAEARAHRRSAVKRARTEETNRRSREGPSYSAGAF